A genomic window from Pirellulales bacterium includes:
- a CDS encoding AsmA-like C-terminal region-containing protein: MRKIVETKISEHYTGLQVSVHSAGLTDGGIQIRGVSIVDPHADGPHAEIAYLDELFMVCKTDIKTLLQGMPSISEVIARRPTIRATHRPDGTWSTSRLFPLPKFGDKPPLITIEAAILEIFDPLKSTPKSLTVRDAFFKVNSYRGSQPTTPGHSLLALTGYCSADSIRRVELSGTFDPASGGIALAGIVDGLDVTPELVRDIPYECPQGLNLLETLRGQVNGKFDVRFDPKGATPWTYDITGELNRGRLDDSRLPHPLTELKAGFHVTTGGFAIDNLTANSGPATLALAVRRDGFHEKAPMVIVAKATQLRLDRQLSAILPEKYQEAWQQSQPDGEVDLDATLRFDGTQWTPDVAVSCHKVAFTYPKFPYRLEHGAGQITLRNNALLVDMNAYSDIEEVHLRGDIRQPGPDWTGSFTVDTRNLRVDQKLTLALPPKPREIVESLNPRGSIGLFVHYRREPGQPIHSRISISLNGCDVRYDKFPYPLHNVRGIVEANDKIWTFQDLQGTNDTGLVRCQGDMKPGPEGDVLVLHFAAMNVPLEEELRDALRPSARQLWNELNPSGAVDLQVDVVHQTGWRDPQIRVAGTPARDSVSVEPRYFPYRLDKVRGEFGYENGRVILNRLAAEHGPNTRVTGRGFCEVDASGGWRLHLDHLDCGRLTTDRDLMQALPARLKKAITEMHVSGPMSMSGRFDLSSSGRPQEPLRAAWDLTADLHQVRMAYSLPLENINGKLWLGGEFDGHEFRSRGELILDSMTYKDFQFTEVRGPLWIDDQKLLLGGAVPAANGDRQRSITGHCCGGAVRTDGWVSFGPQSRYNFDAVVVQAQLARLAQEVLAGRQKLTGDLSGQINIRGQGSSFNLAEGNGHIELHNADVYELPAMVSLLKILSLRVPDTHAFSTSNIDFRLAGEHIYFERINFSGDAISLRGTGEMGLDKHLQLVFYTVVGRDQWRVPIVSDVLGGASQQLMAIYVDGPLEHPEVKKQALPAVNEALQELQAELQNMSSTTATTATAPPGTRPPPSQTPLPQRR, translated from the coding sequence GTGCGGAAAATCGTCGAAACCAAGATCTCCGAGCACTATACCGGTCTGCAGGTCAGCGTTCATTCGGCGGGTCTGACCGATGGTGGCATCCAGATTCGCGGTGTTTCGATCGTTGATCCGCATGCCGATGGGCCGCACGCCGAGATCGCGTACCTCGACGAACTGTTCATGGTCTGCAAGACCGACATCAAAACGCTCTTGCAGGGAATGCCGTCGATCTCGGAAGTGATCGCCCGGCGCCCCACGATTCGGGCGACGCATCGCCCCGACGGCACGTGGAGCACGAGCCGGCTGTTTCCGCTGCCGAAGTTCGGCGACAAGCCGCCGCTGATTACGATCGAGGCGGCCATTCTCGAAATCTTCGACCCTTTGAAAAGCACGCCGAAATCGCTGACCGTGCGTGACGCGTTTTTCAAGGTGAACAGTTATCGTGGGTCGCAACCCACAACGCCCGGCCATTCGCTGCTCGCCCTGACCGGCTATTGCAGCGCGGATAGCATTCGCCGCGTCGAGCTCTCGGGCACGTTCGACCCCGCCAGCGGTGGCATCGCGCTGGCCGGCATCGTCGACGGTCTGGATGTCACGCCCGAGTTGGTGCGCGACATCCCGTACGAATGCCCACAAGGGTTGAACTTACTGGAAACCTTGCGGGGGCAGGTAAACGGCAAATTCGACGTCCGTTTCGATCCGAAGGGGGCCACACCCTGGACGTACGATATCACGGGCGAATTGAATCGCGGCCGTCTCGACGATTCGCGGTTGCCGCATCCGTTGACCGAGTTGAAGGCCGGCTTCCACGTCACGACCGGCGGTTTCGCGATCGACAATCTGACGGCCAATAGTGGCCCTGCCACGTTGGCGCTGGCGGTTCGCCGCGATGGCTTTCACGAGAAGGCGCCGATGGTGATCGTGGCTAAGGCCACGCAACTCAGGCTTGACCGGCAGTTGTCCGCCATCCTGCCCGAGAAATATCAAGAAGCCTGGCAGCAATCGCAACCAGACGGCGAAGTGGACCTGGACGCGACGCTCCGTTTCGATGGCACCCAGTGGACGCCCGACGTCGCCGTTTCGTGCCACAAGGTGGCCTTCACTTATCCGAAGTTTCCCTACCGGCTGGAACATGGGGCCGGACAGATCACGCTGCGCAATAATGCGTTGCTGGTCGACATGAACGCCTATAGCGACATCGAAGAGGTACACCTGCGCGGTGACATTCGCCAACCGGGACCGGATTGGACCGGTTCGTTCACGGTCGACACGCGCAACTTGCGCGTTGATCAGAAGCTGACACTGGCGCTGCCTCCTAAGCCGCGCGAAATCGTCGAATCGCTCAATCCGCGGGGCTCGATCGGCCTGTTCGTTCATTATCGCCGCGAGCCAGGGCAGCCGATTCACAGCCGCATCTCGATCAGCCTGAATGGTTGCGATGTCCGCTACGACAAGTTTCCTTATCCGTTGCACAACGTGCGCGGCATCGTCGAGGCCAACGACAAAATCTGGACGTTCCAGGATCTGCAAGGCACAAACGATACGGGCCTGGTGCGCTGCCAGGGAGATATGAAGCCGGGGCCCGAAGGGGACGTGCTGGTTCTGCACTTCGCGGCCATGAATGTGCCGCTGGAGGAGGAGCTGCGTGATGCATTGCGCCCCTCGGCGCGGCAGTTGTGGAACGAACTGAATCCCTCGGGCGCTGTCGACCTGCAAGTCGATGTGGTGCATCAGACGGGTTGGCGCGATCCGCAGATCCGCGTGGCGGGAACGCCGGCGCGCGATTCGGTCAGCGTCGAGCCGCGCTACTTTCCCTATCGACTGGATAAGGTCCGTGGCGAGTTCGGTTACGAGAACGGCCGCGTGATTCTGAATCGATTGGCGGCCGAACATGGTCCGAACACCCGCGTAACGGGGCGCGGTTTTTGCGAAGTCGACGCCTCCGGAGGCTGGCGGCTGCATTTGGATCATCTCGATTGTGGCCGGTTGACCACGGACCGCGATCTGATGCAGGCCTTGCCGGCGCGGCTGAAGAAGGCGATTACCGAGATGCACGTCTCGGGACCGATGTCGATGAGCGGACGATTCGACCTTTCCAGCTCGGGCCGCCCGCAGGAACCGCTACGCGCTGCCTGGGACCTGACGGCCGACCTGCACCAGGTGCGGATGGCCTACAGCCTGCCTTTGGAGAACATCAACGGCAAGCTGTGGCTCGGCGGGGAATTCGACGGCCATGAGTTTCGCTCGCGCGGCGAGTTGATTCTCGATTCGATGACGTACAAGGACTTCCAATTCACCGAGGTGCGCGGCCCGCTGTGGATCGACGATCAAAAGCTGCTGCTCGGCGGCGCCGTGCCCGCGGCCAACGGCGATCGGCAGCGTTCGATCACGGGGCATTGCTGCGGCGGCGCGGTGCGCACCGACGGCTGGGTGTCGTTTGGCCCGCAATCGCGCTACAACTTCGACGCGGTCGTCGTCCAGGCGCAGTTGGCGCGCCTGGCGCAAGAAGTTCTTGCCGGCCGGCAGAAACTGACGGGCGACCTTTCCGGCCAGATCAATATTCGTGGACAAGGATCGAGCTTTAATCTGGCCGAAGGGAATGGGCATATCGAGCTGCACAACGCCGACGTGTACGAGTTGCCGGCGATGGTGTCGCTGTTGAAAATTCTCAGTCTGCGCGTGCCGGACACGCACGCATTTTCGACCAGCAACATCGATTTCCGTCTGGCTGGCGAGCATATCTATTTCGAGCGCATCAACTTCAGCGGTGACGCGATCAGCTTGCGCGGTACTGGCGAAATGGGACTCGACAAGCACCTGCAGCTGGTTTTCTACACCGTCGTGGGACGCGATCAGTGGCGTGTACCGATCGTGAGCGACGTGCTCGGCGGCGCCAGTCAACAATTGATGGCGATTTACGTCGACGGCCCGCTCGAACATCCCGAGGTCAAAAAGCAGGCGTTACCCGCTGTGAACGAAGCGCTGCAGGAATTGCAGGCGGAACTGCAAAACATGAGCAGCACGACGGCCACGACGGCAACCGCTCCCCCCGGCACGCGGCCACCACCCAGTCAGACGCCGCTGCCACAGCGACGATAA
- a CDS encoding glycosyltransferase family 39 protein, which produces MSFWKVARSPLVWVLIAALALRIAAGAWWQSRLPPGVQFAFGDSEGYWMLAGALARGAPYEYGSPPAQVFRTPGYPLILSTLFLAFHGEPPLWAALVLNAALGMLTVWGVYALALRLFERRAALLAAVIVAFYPGAIGTSVFVLSEAAFCPLLVAQLIASTIAWQSASTKATLAFALAAGCLAGAATLVRPSWLLYTPFATCLGLLTMRNMQRHLLVGACMLVGLSVVMSPWWLRNYQVTGHFIPTTLQVGASLYDGMNPTATGASDMAFVPEFVAQVEQEPADGETFEYRLDRRLREASLEWSETHPGRALQLAVVKFARLWNVWPNESEFRSWPMRLVVAATYVPLLLLAIAGAERFTPSGWPYAQCWLPAVYFTLIHMIFVSSLRYREPAMLPLAVLAAAVLVWSAMDAKWDDDDDPELREA; this is translated from the coding sequence ATGAGCTTCTGGAAAGTCGCCCGCAGCCCACTTGTGTGGGTCCTGATCGCTGCGCTCGCGCTGCGCATCGCGGCAGGCGCGTGGTGGCAATCGCGACTACCGCCGGGCGTGCAGTTCGCTTTCGGCGACAGTGAAGGGTATTGGATGCTGGCCGGCGCGCTCGCGCGCGGTGCGCCGTACGAATATGGTTCGCCGCCGGCGCAAGTCTTTCGCACGCCGGGTTACCCACTGATTCTCAGCACGCTGTTTCTCGCGTTTCATGGCGAGCCGCCGCTGTGGGCTGCGCTAGTGCTCAATGCCGCGCTCGGAATGTTAACGGTGTGGGGAGTTTATGCGCTGGCGCTACGGCTGTTCGAGCGGCGCGCCGCGCTGTTGGCGGCGGTGATCGTCGCTTTTTATCCCGGCGCGATCGGGACCAGCGTGTTTGTGCTGAGCGAGGCGGCCTTCTGTCCGCTACTGGTCGCGCAGTTGATCGCGAGCACGATCGCTTGGCAAAGTGCGAGCACCAAGGCCACGTTGGCGTTTGCGCTCGCGGCCGGTTGCTTGGCGGGGGCCGCCACGCTCGTCCGGCCAAGCTGGTTGTTGTACACCCCGTTCGCGACCTGCCTGGGCTTGCTGACGATGCGCAACATGCAGCGGCACTTGCTTGTTGGCGCGTGCATGCTGGTGGGATTATCCGTCGTGATGAGCCCTTGGTGGCTGCGCAATTATCAAGTGACGGGGCATTTCATCCCCACGACCTTGCAGGTCGGTGCCAGCCTTTACGACGGTATGAATCCCACCGCCACAGGGGCGAGCGACATGGCGTTTGTGCCGGAGTTCGTCGCGCAAGTCGAGCAAGAGCCGGCCGATGGCGAAACATTCGAATATCGCCTCGATCGCCGGCTGCGCGAGGCTTCGCTCGAATGGAGCGAAACCCATCCTGGCCGAGCGTTGCAACTGGCAGTCGTGAAGTTCGCGCGGCTGTGGAACGTGTGGCCCAACGAATCCGAATTTCGCAGTTGGCCGATGCGGCTGGTTGTCGCGGCGACTTATGTGCCGCTGTTGCTGCTGGCGATTGCCGGCGCCGAGCGATTTACACCCAGCGGATGGCCGTACGCGCAATGCTGGCTGCCGGCAGTTTATTTCACGCTGATTCACATGATTTTCGTCAGTTCGTTGCGCTATCGCGAGCCCGCGATGCTGCCGCTGGCCGTTCTGGCCGCGGCGGTCCTCGTGTGGTCCGCGATGGACGCAAAATGGGACGACGACGATGACCCGGAGTTACGCGAAGCGTGA